Genomic window (Arachis hypogaea cultivar Tifrunner chromosome 13, arahy.Tifrunner.gnm2.J5K5, whole genome shotgun sequence):
CTCAAAACCTTAACTTCTCAGTCTCCCACCATTGCCAAACCACCTTCACACTGCAACCTCAACGGGAACACTCTCGCCCCGTCACCTCCCTCGCTCTCCACGGCCACCTCCTCTACGCTGCCACCGCACACCAAATCAATGTCTACGATCTTAACACGTGCGCCACCCTCCAAACTCTAAACTCAGAATATCCGTCTTCAGGTTCCACCAAGGCCATCACCTTCTGCAATGGAATGGTCTTCACCACCCACCAAGACTGCAAGATCCGCGTATGGAACTCTAATAAACACCGCATGTTAACTGCTCTTCCAACCACCAACGACCGTCTACGCCGTTTCCTCTTCCCCAAGAACTACGTCACGGTGCGCCGCCACCACAAGCGGTTATGGATTGAGCACGCAGACGCCGTTACCGGACTCGCCGTCTCAAAATTTAACGATTTTATATACTCCGTTTCATGGGATAAAACCCTCAAGGTGTGGCGAGTCTCGGACCTACGTTGTTTGGAGTCAGTGAAGGCTCACGAGGATGCGGTCAACGCGGTCGCAGTGTCCAAAGATGGAACCGTCTATACTGGATCCGCAGACAGGAGAATAAGGGTCTGGGCAAGAGCCAACGGGGAGAAGCGTCACGCGCTGGTGGCGACGTTGGAGAAGCACCGTTCAGCGGTTAATGCGCTTGCGTTAAATGACGATGGTTCGGTTCTATTTTCGGGTGCGTGCGACCGTTCCATATTGGTGTGGGAGAGAGAGGATAGCGCCAATCACATGGTGGTTAGTGGGGCCCTCAGGGGACACCAGAAGGCTATACTGTGCTTGATTAACGTCTCTGATTTGTTGCTGAGTGGGTCAGCTGATCGGACGGTCAGGATTTGGAAGCGGGGTTTTGATGGGCAGTTCTGCTGCCTGGCGGTTCTTGACGGTCACCGGAAACCAGTGAAGTCGTTAGCAGCATCAGTACAAGTGCGTCATCAAGGTGAAGATTCCCAAAACGATATCGTTTCGGTCTTCAGTGGATCACTTGATGGCGAGATCAAGATTTGGAAGGTTTCCTTAGCTTCACTACCAACGGACCTTCTCAGAAAATGAATTGCTAGCTCTACTTAGACaacaagcttttttttttttcaaaaaaataaaaatgaagggAAAAAATAATCAGCAGAAATTATTTGGTTCGGAGAAAAAAATGTATATGTTGACATCTATCAGCTGTGTCTTGGTTCGGTGATATTAGCAAGGGCTAAGAAAACtccaacatttttttttgttgattgtgAGATTTGTTAAATTAATATTACTTTTTGTAGAAGTTTCttaatatttgttaaattattatGTGAAAAATGTTAGAAAAGGAGCAGTTAGttattagtattttaaaaaataaattaaaaatatattattaaattattaaattaaaataattgaactcataactaaaaatattgaaaaataaataacaaattttatttaCCCTTAAACCTGTTTTTTTAATATCTGTACTATTTTAATATTCATGTATTCTTAAAACATGTTTATCTTTTGCTCTTGACATATTGTTTCGTTATAACTTATAAGAGCATCTTCAACActttgttttagtttaattttgttttgatttttttgaaatcatatctcataaaaattaatttgtgacaCAAA
Coding sequences:
- the LOC112792161 gene encoding protein JINGUBANG-like codes for the protein MSSMRIQSWLKTCSTATATQQSTIPIDTSSSRYYSSGSEALSSSTTSQESSSSTTPTLLSDLSIQTLPSLPSLQKLTPQNLNFSVSHHCQTTFTLQPQREHSRPVTSLALHGHLLYAATAHQINVYDLNTCATLQTLNSEYPSSGSTKAITFCNGMVFTTHQDCKIRVWNSNKHRMLTALPTTNDRLRRFLFPKNYVTVRRHHKRLWIEHADAVTGLAVSKFNDFIYSVSWDKTLKVWRVSDLRCLESVKAHEDAVNAVAVSKDGTVYTGSADRRIRVWARANGEKRHALVATLEKHRSAVNALALNDDGSVLFSGACDRSILVWEREDSANHMVVSGALRGHQKAILCLINVSDLLLSGSADRTVRIWKRGFDGQFCCLAVLDGHRKPVKSLAASVQVRHQGEDSQNDIVSVFSGSLDGEIKIWKVSLASLPTDLLRK